A portion of the Candidatus Eisenbacteria bacterium genome contains these proteins:
- the alc gene encoding allantoicase: protein MQPLATPEALAHLTELSLDATGAFVLFATDDYFAPKESLLRPHAPEWREGAYTERGKWMDGWESARRRSPGHDWAIVRLGIPGRIEAIVCDTTHFKGNAPQEVSLEALEAPSDTSLEELLAMPRAHDAAEAASLAGRAWVECVPRTAVRPDSVNVLAAAAPPRATHVRLHIHPDGGVARLRVFGRVRPEADVFRGPGSVDLAAIENGGTIALASDSFFGPPGNLLLPGRGTNMGDGWETRRRRTPGSDWCVIRLGRRGLVQHLELDTHFFKGNAPQAVRIEWLDAGAEAGEMDSSEVKASLASESAWRTLVGRTVVSQHRRHRLVPAFGRVVTHLRVHILPHGGVNRLRVFGEAADSAGERRALAHLLEQPPAARQETLSGFGASAEFARALESRLPVVTVRELLAQAAAALASLGETDLIAAFSAHPRLGAAPVATDSTPHAESSRREQAALGASASELRERLSAGGEAYARKFGFPFLAFASGRGARELLELLEERLENDRPAEISNASLELARIVRLRIGRWLDAHAD, encoded by the coding sequence GTGCAGCCCCTTGCGACGCCCGAGGCGCTCGCCCACCTGACGGAACTCTCACTGGATGCGACCGGTGCGTTCGTCCTGTTCGCGACCGACGACTATTTCGCTCCCAAGGAATCGCTGCTGCGTCCGCACGCGCCCGAGTGGCGCGAGGGGGCGTACACGGAACGTGGGAAATGGATGGACGGCTGGGAGTCCGCGCGGCGCCGCAGCCCGGGACACGACTGGGCCATCGTCCGTCTCGGCATCCCCGGGCGGATCGAGGCGATCGTCTGCGACACGACGCACTTCAAGGGCAACGCTCCCCAGGAAGTCTCGCTCGAAGCGCTCGAGGCGCCGTCCGACACGTCCCTCGAGGAACTGCTCGCGATGCCACGAGCCCACGACGCCGCGGAGGCCGCGTCGCTCGCGGGCCGCGCCTGGGTCGAGTGCGTGCCGAGAACGGCGGTCCGCCCGGATTCCGTCAACGTGCTCGCGGCCGCGGCGCCGCCCCGCGCCACCCACGTGCGGCTGCACATCCACCCCGACGGCGGCGTCGCCCGACTGCGCGTCTTCGGCCGCGTCCGTCCCGAAGCGGACGTCTTCCGGGGGCCGGGGTCGGTGGACCTCGCGGCCATCGAGAACGGCGGAACGATCGCGCTCGCGAGCGATTCGTTCTTCGGCCCGCCCGGCAACCTGCTGCTGCCGGGGCGTGGAACGAACATGGGTGATGGCTGGGAAACCCGGCGTCGCCGCACGCCCGGCTCGGACTGGTGCGTGATCCGGCTCGGCCGGCGGGGGCTGGTGCAGCATCTCGAGCTCGACACCCACTTCTTCAAGGGCAACGCGCCGCAGGCGGTCCGCATCGAGTGGCTCGACGCCGGCGCGGAAGCGGGGGAGATGGATTCCAGCGAGGTGAAGGCAAGCCTCGCGTCCGAGTCCGCGTGGCGGACGCTGGTGGGACGGACGGTGGTCTCGCAGCACCGGCGGCACCGGTTGGTGCCGGCCTTCGGCCGCGTGGTCACGCACCTTCGCGTCCACATCCTTCCGCACGGCGGCGTGAACCGGCTGCGCGTTTTCGGCGAGGCCGCGGACTCCGCGGGCGAGCGCCGGGCGCTCGCCCATCTTCTCGAGCAGCCGCCGGCAGCGCGGCAGGAAACGCTGAGCGGCTTCGGGGCCTCGGCGGAGTTCGCCCGGGCTCTGGAGTCCCGCCTGCCCGTCGTCACGGTGCGGGAACTCCTCGCACAGGCGGCTGCGGCACTGGCGTCTCTTGGCGAGACGGACTTGATCGCCGCCTTCTCGGCGCATCCGCGGCTCGGCGCCGCCCCGGTTGCGACCGACTCGACGCCGCACGCCGAATCCTCGCGCCGCGAGCAGGCGGCCCTGGGCGCCTCGGCTTCGGAGCTGCGCGAGCGGCTGTCCGCCGGCGGCGAAGCCTATGCCCGCAAGTTCGGCTTTCCATTCCTCGCCTTCGCGAGCGGTCGCGGGGCGCGCGAGCTGCTGGAGTTGCTCGAGGAGCGCCTCGAGAACGACCGGCCGGCGGAGATCTCGAACGCGTCGCTCGAGCTGGCGCGCATTGTCCGGCTGCGCATCGGGCGCTGGCTCGACGCGCACGCAGACTGA
- the uraH gene encoding hydroxyisourate hydrolase — protein sequence MGISTHILDTGRGRPAVGIPVTLEERRGDAWVPIGSAESDTDGRVRSLVPAGREVAAGTHRLRFDLQGWSSAQGSPGFFPVVEITFRVDDPAGHYHVPLLLGAFGYTTYRGT from the coding sequence TTGGGAATCAGCACGCACATCCTCGACACGGGTCGAGGCCGCCCGGCCGTCGGCATTCCGGTGACGCTCGAGGAACGCCGCGGGGACGCCTGGGTACCCATCGGCTCGGCCGAGAGCGACACGGACGGCCGGGTGCGCTCGCTCGTGCCCGCGGGCCGCGAGGTGGCGGCGGGCACTCACCGGCTGCGCTTCGATCTGCAGGGGTGGAGTTCGGCGCAGGGTTCTCCGGGCTTCTTTCCCGTCGTCGAGATCACCTTCCGCGTGGACGATCCGGCCGGCCACTATCACGTCCCGCTGCTGCTCGGCGCCTTCGGCTACACGACGTATCGGGGAACTTGA
- a CDS encoding ureidoglycolate lyase — protein sequence MAARPRRVVAAPMDREAFAPFGELLTAPAAFARRVNLGTAGRADRLATLENTRESARPNVALFRCDAQTLPRRITLLERHPHSTQLFAALRGGEWLLVVAPNRADGGPDEGALRAFRCPPGSGVNLRRGVWHHPVLAIGQDAELLMLAWEDGGAGDCEERPLGEPVEVSAG from the coding sequence ATGGCCGCCCGGCCGCGCCGCGTCGTCGCGGCGCCGATGGATCGCGAGGCCTTCGCGCCGTTCGGCGAACTGCTCACCGCGCCGGCAGCATTCGCCCGCCGAGTGAACCTCGGCACCGCCGGCCGCGCCGATCGCCTCGCGACGCTCGAGAACACCCGCGAGTCGGCGCGCCCCAACGTCGCCCTGTTCCGTTGCGACGCGCAGACGCTGCCGCGGCGGATCACGCTGCTCGAGCGGCATCCACACTCGACGCAGCTCTTCGCGGCGTTGCGCGGCGGCGAGTGGCTGCTGGTCGTCGCTCCGAACCGGGCCGACGGCGGCCCGGACGAGGGCGCGTTGCGCGCCTTTCGGTGTCCCCCGGGCAGCGGCGTCAACCTGCGCCGCGGCGTCTGGCACCACCCCGTGCTGGCGATCGGGCAGGATGCCGAGCTGCTGATGCTGGCCTGGGAGGACGGCGGCGCGGGGGACTGCGAGGAGCGGCCACTCGGCGAGCCCGTCGAAGTGTCGGCGGGCTGA
- a CDS encoding citrate synthase, whose protein sequence is MPTQSVSQGEATLSLDGKTLTLPVVRGSEGEHAINIEKLRGQSGFITLDPGYGSTGSCRSAITFIDGDRGILRYRGYPIDELAEKATFLEVAWLLIYGELPTQAQLEEFRGAVTRHTLLHENFRRFFEAFPKDAHPMAVCASSVAALTTFYQAPETEANVGESVIRLIAKIPTIAAYAYKHSIGQPAMYPQNDLDYASNFLHMMFATPCEEYRPDPELARTLDMLLILHADHEQNCSTSTVRMVGSSRANLYASISAGISALWGPLHGGANQEVIEMLERIEAEEGSAEKFLARAKDRNETTRLMGFGHRVYKNYDPRAAILKKHCEAVIRRVGMSSRLLEIAMKLEEIALHDDYFVSRKLYPNVDFYSGVIYKALGIPVNMFTVMFTMGRLPGWIAQWLEMRRDPDFKISRPRQIYTGPPQRAYVPVSQRA, encoded by the coding sequence ATGCCGACCCAGTCCGTGTCCCAGGGCGAGGCGACGCTTTCGCTCGACGGCAAGACGCTCACGCTGCCCGTCGTGCGTGGCAGCGAGGGCGAGCACGCCATCAACATCGAGAAGCTGCGCGGGCAGTCCGGCTTCATCACGCTCGATCCGGGCTACGGCAGCACGGGATCCTGCCGCAGTGCGATCACGTTCATTGACGGCGACCGCGGCATCCTGCGCTACCGCGGCTATCCGATCGACGAACTGGCCGAGAAGGCGACGTTCCTCGAGGTCGCTTGGCTCCTGATCTACGGCGAACTGCCCACGCAGGCCCAGCTCGAGGAGTTCCGTGGCGCCGTCACCCGCCACACGCTGCTGCACGAGAACTTCCGCCGCTTCTTCGAGGCCTTCCCCAAGGACGCCCACCCGATGGCCGTGTGCGCCTCGTCGGTCGCCGCGCTCACCACCTTCTACCAGGCGCCCGAGACGGAGGCGAACGTCGGGGAATCCGTGATCCGCCTGATCGCCAAGATCCCGACGATCGCCGCCTATGCCTACAAGCACTCGATCGGTCAGCCGGCGATGTATCCGCAGAACGACCTCGACTACGCGTCGAACTTCCTGCACATGATGTTCGCGACGCCGTGCGAGGAGTACCGCCCCGACCCCGAGCTGGCGCGCACGCTCGACATGCTGCTCATCCTGCACGCGGACCACGAGCAGAACTGCTCGACCAGCACGGTGCGCATGGTCGGAAGCTCGCGCGCCAACCTGTACGCGAGCATCTCGGCCGGCATCAGCGCGCTGTGGGGACCGCTGCACGGCGGCGCCAACCAGGAAGTCATCGAGATGCTGGAGCGGATCGAGGCCGAGGAAGGCAGCGCGGAGAAATTCCTCGCCCGGGCCAAGGACCGGAACGAGACGACGCGCCTGATGGGCTTCGGCCATCGCGTCTACAAGAACTACGACCCGCGCGCGGCCATCCTCAAGAAACACTGCGAAGCCGTCATCCGGCGGGTGGGCATGTCGAGCCGTCTGCTGGAGATCGCCATGAAGCTCGAGGAGATCGCGCTTCACGACGACTACTTCGTCTCGCGCAAGCTCTACCCGAACGTGGACTTCTACTCGGGCGTCATCTACAAGGCCCTCGGTATTCCGGTGAACATGTTCACGGTCATGTTCACCATGGGCCGACTGCCCGGCTGGATCGCGCAATGGCTCGAGATGCGGCGCGACCCCGATTTCAAGATCAGCCGGCCGCGACAGATCTACACGGGCCCGCCGCAGCGTGCGTACGTGCCCGTGAGCCAGCGGGCCTGA
- a CDS encoding spore maturation protein, producing MLNWIWAAFFLVAFVAALVPALAGGKPEALQAVVSSLFDSSKTGFEIALGLTGVMSLWLGLMRIAERGGITDLIATIVGPLFRRLFPGIPAGHPASGAIVMNRSANMLGLDNAATPLGLKAMKELQSLNPSADTASNDMVLFVVMNASSVTLVPISIMTFRAQLGAANPADVFVPILIATYISDVFGLLLVAAVQRLNLWNGVVLGWLGVLTAVMGGLVAYFSRLDAASVAAQSGLLANAILVGLITTFLVAGAVRRVPLYETFIEGAKEGFQVAVGIVPYLVAILVAVGALRASGALEAFLAWVKSGVSNLSLDTRWVDALPTALIKPLSGGGARGMMVETMKTYGADSFAGRLSCVIQGSTETTFYVLAVYFGAVGVRKTRHALACALAAETVGVIAAVFIGYLFFG from the coding sequence ATGCTGAACTGGATCTGGGCCGCGTTCTTCCTCGTCGCCTTCGTGGCCGCGCTCGTGCCGGCCCTGGCCGGAGGAAAGCCGGAAGCGCTGCAGGCCGTCGTCTCCTCGCTGTTCGACTCCTCGAAGACCGGTTTCGAGATCGCGCTCGGTCTGACCGGCGTGATGAGCCTGTGGCTGGGCCTGATGCGCATCGCGGAGCGGGGCGGGATCACCGACCTGATCGCGACCATCGTCGGACCGCTCTTCCGGCGCCTGTTCCCGGGGATCCCCGCCGGGCACCCGGCCTCGGGCGCGATCGTCATGAACCGCTCCGCCAACATGCTGGGGCTCGACAACGCGGCCACGCCGCTCGGGTTGAAGGCCATGAAGGAGCTGCAGAGCCTCAATCCGTCGGCGGACACGGCCTCGAACGACATGGTGCTGTTCGTGGTCATGAACGCGTCCTCCGTGACGCTGGTTCCGATCTCCATCATGACCTTCCGGGCGCAGCTGGGCGCGGCGAACCCGGCCGACGTGTTCGTGCCAATCCTGATCGCGACCTACATCAGCGACGTGTTCGGCCTGCTGCTGGTCGCCGCGGTGCAGCGCCTGAACCTGTGGAACGGGGTCGTGCTCGGCTGGCTGGGGGTGCTCACCGCGGTCATGGGCGGTCTGGTCGCCTACTTCTCGCGGCTCGACGCGGCGTCGGTGGCGGCCCAATCCGGCCTGCTGGCGAACGCGATCCTCGTCGGGCTGATCACCACGTTCCTCGTCGCCGGCGCCGTCCGCCGGGTGCCGCTGTACGAGACGTTCATCGAGGGTGCGAAGGAGGGATTCCAGGTCGCGGTCGGCATCGTGCCCTACCTGGTCGCGATCCTGGTCGCGGTCGGCGCGTTGCGGGCCAGCGGAGCTCTCGAGGCGTTCCTGGCCTGGGTCAAGTCCGGGGTCTCGAACCTCTCGCTGGACACGCGCTGGGTGGATGCGCTGCCGACCGCCCTCATCAAACCGCTCTCGGGCGGCGGTGCGCGCGGCATGATGGTCGAGACCATGAAGACCTACGGCGCCGACTCGTTCGCGGGCCGGCTGTCGTGCGTCATCCAGGGCAGCACGGAGACCACCTTTTACGTGCTGGCGGTCTACTTCGGCGCCGTGGGCGTGAGGAAGACCCGGCACGCGCTCGCCTGCGCGCTGGCGGCCGAGACCGTCGGCGTGATCGCGGCGGTGTTCATCGGCTACCTGTTCTTCGGCTGA
- a CDS encoding alpha amylase C-terminal domain-containing protein has protein sequence MTSREDFLPMRSRRLPLLVLPLVSCLLLPCAAAAASPDGNVEWAGISHLAWQDRRPVCPVSGESFQVRFQTWRNDLTSASVHVVAGGVPSDVPASKIGVRGPYDVWAATVPATAQASESYWIELTDGALTDYLSVGGLSHVVPADGGFVLDFTTYAHAPVGATLVNGGACVFKVWAPTVAAASVRGTFNAWGVTALTKVGDYFIAKVPGVPDRSQYKFWFPTRVADSGYAPDPRARGFNSGGSYNSYIENPFRFSWTDSDFSTPDFDRLVVYQLHVGSFAGLNDPLGPTQNPSKYTDVAARVGHLKSLGVNCVMLNPVTEFPYDFSAGYNPITQWAPEWKYGTPDDFKTLVNALHANGIAVLLDIVWNHFSPTDNFLWEYDGTQQWFETPDVQTPWGSQAAFGRPAVDDYFANSAQYWLQEYHLDGFRMDATSYMNPGVHSASGWALMQRLNSEKANRWADKITIAEQLPNNDWITMPVASGGAGFDAQYQMLFRDNIRAAILAAGFGDPSMNDVRSALLGSGAWISGTRALNYIQLHDEAWPSSGGQRLVRTIDPTAPYDDEWARGRTMLGLGLTLTSQGIPAMLMGDEWLESNDWNPDGSSRIDWSKKTTHAGVFSFYQRLIGLRTSLSALRASSATHVFHVNEGGNVIAFRRTDGAGNPVVVVANFSNSDYASYRIGVPWSGAWRELVNSQDPAYGSSGPANPGTLAAEATPNDGFSQSLVLALPKMAFTVLAPLAYVGVAPTPRAPGSLALRAPWPNPARGGAELRFSLPSRAATSLALLDLSGRLVRELDRGERDAGEHVVRWDGTDGAGRACAPGIYFVRLRANGEARTVRLAVLR, from the coding sequence ATGACTTCCCGTGAGGACTTCCTGCCCATGCGCTCGAGACGGCTCCCGTTGCTGGTCCTCCCGCTCGTTTCCTGCCTGCTCCTGCCCTGCGCCGCGGCCGCGGCCTCACCGGACGGCAATGTCGAGTGGGCGGGCATCTCGCACCTCGCCTGGCAGGACCGCCGTCCGGTCTGTCCCGTCAGCGGCGAGAGCTTCCAGGTGCGCTTCCAGACCTGGCGAAACGACCTGACCTCGGCGTCGGTGCACGTGGTCGCGGGCGGGGTTCCGAGCGACGTGCCCGCTTCGAAGATCGGCGTCCGCGGGCCCTACGACGTGTGGGCCGCGACCGTGCCCGCCACCGCGCAGGCCAGCGAAAGCTACTGGATCGAGCTGACGGATGGCGCGCTCACCGATTACCTCAGCGTCGGGGGCTTGTCGCATGTCGTGCCGGCGGATGGCGGATTCGTGCTCGACTTCACCACCTACGCGCACGCGCCCGTCGGAGCGACGCTCGTGAACGGGGGCGCCTGCGTCTTCAAGGTCTGGGCCCCGACCGTCGCGGCCGCCTCGGTGCGTGGGACCTTCAATGCCTGGGGTGTCACGGCGCTCACGAAGGTCGGGGACTATTTCATCGCCAAGGTCCCGGGCGTGCCCGACCGCTCGCAGTACAAGTTCTGGTTCCCCACCCGGGTCGCGGATTCGGGCTACGCCCCCGACCCGCGGGCGCGCGGGTTCAACTCCGGCGGCAGCTACAACTCGTACATCGAAAACCCGTTCCGGTTCAGCTGGACGGACAGTGACTTCTCGACCCCCGACTTCGACCGGCTGGTGGTCTACCAGCTCCATGTCGGGTCCTTCGCGGGGCTCAACGATCCGCTCGGGCCGACGCAGAACCCGTCGAAGTACACGGACGTCGCGGCCCGTGTCGGGCACCTGAAGAGCCTGGGCGTCAACTGCGTGATGCTGAACCCCGTGACCGAGTTCCCGTACGACTTCTCTGCCGGCTACAACCCGATCACGCAATGGGCGCCCGAGTGGAAGTACGGCACCCCCGACGACTTCAAGACGCTGGTGAACGCGCTGCATGCGAACGGCATCGCGGTGCTGCTCGACATCGTCTGGAACCACTTCTCGCCCACCGACAACTTCCTCTGGGAGTACGACGGCACGCAGCAGTGGTTCGAGACCCCGGACGTGCAGACGCCGTGGGGATCGCAGGCCGCCTTCGGGCGGCCCGCCGTGGACGATTACTTCGCGAACAGCGCCCAGTACTGGCTGCAGGAATACCACCTCGACGGCTTCCGCATGGACGCCACGAGCTACATGAACCCCGGCGTGCACTCGGCCTCGGGCTGGGCGCTCATGCAGAGGTTGAACTCCGAGAAGGCGAACCGCTGGGCGGACAAGATCACGATCGCCGAGCAGCTCCCCAACAACGACTGGATCACGATGCCGGTCGCCTCCGGCGGCGCGGGTTTCGACGCGCAGTACCAGATGCTGTTCCGCGACAACATCCGGGCGGCGATCCTCGCGGCCGGCTTCGGAGACCCGAGCATGAACGACGTGCGCTCGGCGCTGCTCGGGAGCGGTGCGTGGATCAGCGGCACGCGGGCGCTCAACTACATCCAGCTCCACGACGAGGCCTGGCCATCCAGCGGCGGACAACGGCTCGTCAGGACCATCGACCCGACGGCGCCCTACGACGATGAATGGGCGCGCGGGCGGACGATGCTGGGCCTCGGGCTGACGCTCACCTCGCAGGGCATTCCGGCCATGCTGATGGGCGACGAATGGCTGGAATCGAACGACTGGAACCCCGACGGCAGCAGCCGGATCGACTGGTCGAAGAAGACGACCCATGCCGGCGTGTTCAGCTTCTACCAGCGCCTGATCGGCCTGCGCACCTCGCTCTCCGCGCTGCGGGCCTCCTCGGCGACCCACGTCTTCCACGTCAACGAGGGCGGCAACGTGATCGCCTTCCGGCGCACCGACGGGGCGGGCAATCCGGTCGTCGTGGTCGCGAACTTCTCGAACAGCGACTACGCCTCGTACCGGATCGGCGTGCCCTGGAGCGGCGCCTGGCGCGAGCTCGTGAACAGTCAGGACCCGGCCTACGGTAGTTCGGGCCCGGCCAATCCGGGCACGCTGGCCGCCGAGGCGACGCCCAACGACGGCTTCTCCCAGTCGCTGGTGCTGGCCCTGCCCAAGATGGCGTTCACGGTTCTCGCGCCGCTCGCGTATGTCGGCGTCGCCCCCACGCCTCGCGCGCCCGGGTCGCTGGCCCTGCGCGCGCCGTGGCCGAACCCGGCCCGCGGCGGCGCCGAGCTGCGCTTCAGCCTGCCGTCGCGCGCCGCGACCTCCCTCGCGCTGCTGGACCTTTCGGGGCGGCTGGTGCGGGAGCTGGATCGCGGAGAGCGCGATGCCGGCGAGCACGTCGTGCGCTGGGACGGCACCGACGGAGCGGGCCGCGCCTGCGCTCCCGGGATCTACTTCGTGAGATTGCGGGCGAACGGCGAAGCGAGAACCGTGCGTCTCGCCGTCCTGCGCTGA
- a CDS encoding carbohydrate esterase — MLLAVLVGASHAHGAVTFVVRAPASTPPGAVLWISGDRPELGAWNGSGLRLRPDSSGAWTGSFSPPTGAAFEYKVTRGSWETVEKDASGGELANRIGIAGGAEDTLRVTVAAWRDQTEAPVARSHTITGEVRRHDAFPSKFVRARDVLVWLPPGYETQPDRRYPVVYFCDGQNVFDGATSFIPGQEWRADEAANALIRSRRLGPFLMVAVANTPDRMAEYTSAADSRHGGGRSSDYFRFLLEELQPFVNREYRTLTDPAHTAIVGSSLGGLAALDLGLAHPDRFGLIGCISPAVWWADTEIVRRVRSGRKEPLRIWLDIGTAEGSGPAAGSNPALEQARLLRDALVAKGWREGGDLHYEEIPGARHNEAAWAARIERVLAYLLATP, encoded by the coding sequence ATGCTCCTCGCGGTCCTCGTGGGCGCGAGCCATGCCCACGGCGCGGTCACCTTCGTCGTGAGGGCGCCCGCCTCGACGCCGCCCGGGGCCGTGCTGTGGATCTCGGGGGACCGCCCCGAACTGGGCGCCTGGAACGGCTCCGGGCTGCGACTCCGGCCCGATTCGTCCGGTGCCTGGACGGGGTCCTTCTCTCCGCCGACGGGCGCGGCGTTCGAATACAAGGTCACGCGCGGGAGCTGGGAGACGGTCGAGAAGGACGCTTCGGGAGGAGAACTCGCCAACCGAATCGGCATCGCCGGCGGGGCGGAAGACACGCTCCGGGTCACGGTCGCCGCGTGGCGGGACCAGACGGAAGCTCCCGTTGCCCGCTCGCACACGATCACCGGCGAAGTCCGCCGTCACGACGCATTCCCGTCGAAGTTCGTCAGGGCCCGCGACGTGCTGGTCTGGTTGCCCCCGGGCTACGAGACGCAGCCCGACCGCCGCTACCCGGTCGTCTACTTCTGCGATGGGCAGAACGTCTTCGATGGCGCGACCAGCTTCATTCCCGGGCAGGAGTGGAGGGCGGACGAGGCGGCCAACGCGCTGATCCGCTCACGCCGGCTCGGCCCCTTCCTCATGGTCGCGGTCGCCAACACCCCGGACCGGATGGCGGAGTACACCTCCGCGGCGGATTCCCGTCACGGCGGCGGTCGATCGTCGGACTATTTCCGCTTCCTGCTCGAGGAGCTGCAGCCGTTCGTGAACCGGGAGTACCGGACGCTGACGGACCCCGCGCACACCGCCATCGTCGGCTCATCGCTCGGCGGGCTGGCGGCGCTCGACCTCGGCCTCGCGCACCCGGACCGCTTCGGCCTGATCGGCTGCATTTCGCCGGCCGTCTGGTGGGCGGACACCGAGATCGTCCGCCGGGTGCGCTCGGGAAGGAAGGAACCGCTCCGGATCTGGCTGGATATCGGGACCGCCGAAGGCTCGGGCCCGGCCGCCGGGTCCAACCCGGCGCTCGAGCAGGCGCGACTCCTTCGCGACGCGCTCGTCGCGAAGGGCTGGCGAGAGGGCGGGGACCTGCACTACGAGGAGATCCCGGGCGCACGGCACAACGAGGCCGCCTGGGCCGCGCGCATCGAGCGCGTGCTGGCGTACCTGCTCGCGACCCCCTGA
- a CDS encoding glycogen-binding domain-containing protein — MRRPLPLLTLLLALSAGLGVPGCSSLNFVKRRLPPPTQTPEGVVFRFMAPSARIVQLAGNWPENDWLRGQAQTGSFLVGEMKDEDGDGIWTRTQRLAPGRYQYKFVIDRVNWKEDPNNPNRTDDGYGGFNSLIDVR, encoded by the coding sequence ATGCGTCGTCCGCTTCCGCTCCTGACGCTGCTGCTCGCCCTCTCCGCGGGCCTCGGGGTGCCGGGCTGCAGCAGCCTCAACTTCGTCAAGCGCCGTCTGCCGCCGCCCACGCAGACGCCGGAGGGCGTGGTGTTCCGCTTCATGGCGCCCTCGGCGCGGATCGTCCAGCTGGCGGGCAACTGGCCGGAGAACGACTGGCTTCGGGGGCAGGCCCAGACCGGCAGCTTCCTCGTCGGCGAAATGAAGGACGAGGATGGCGACGGCATCTGGACGAGAACGCAGCGTCTCGCCCCCGGGCGCTACCAGTACAAGTTCGTGATCGACCGGGTGAACTGGAAGGAAGACCCGAACAACCCCAACCGGACCGACGACGGCTACGGCGGGTTCAACTCGTTGATCGACGTCCGATGA